A section of the Oreochromis aureus strain Israel breed Guangdong linkage group 22, ZZ_aureus, whole genome shotgun sequence genome encodes:
- the dpm3 gene encoding dolichol-phosphate mannosyltransferase subunit 3 — protein MTKLLQWLFGVSLLGALWALVTFDLLDLSLPQTYREVAWPMPFYLLISFGCYSLATVGYRVATFNDCEEAAKELQEQIKEAKEDLRRKGLKM, from the coding sequence ATGACCAAACTTCTGCAGTGGCTGTTCGGTGTGTCGCTGCTGGGCGCACTCTGGGCTTTGGTCACTTTTGACCTGTTGGACCTGAGCCTCCCGCAGACTTACAGAGAGGTCGCCTGGCCGATGCCTTTCTACCTGCTGATTTCATTTGGCTGCTACTCTCTGGCCACTGTGGGATACAGGGTGGCCACCTTCAATGACTGTGAGGAGGCGGCGAAAGAGCTACAGGAGCAAATAAAAGAAGCCAAAGAGGACTTAAGGAGAAAAGGTTTAAAAATGTAG